ttgatgtatatGTACTTTTCAAAATCAAATGATATATATCATTTAGGTTAgtttagatattatatatatatatatatatatatatatatatatgtatatatacatatatatgtatatatacatatatatgtatatatacatatatatatatatatatttaagtgcAACATGGTTGAAAATGAATATTTCGTAATAAATGTTAATGGAGAAATTCATGTGAAGGATCTTATTtgttataataaaatttataattacgatgatatatatctaaaaatccacaatTAAACAAacagaataattaaaaaaaacaaacaaaataatttggcAGAATGGCGCCGCTTAGTTGTGTTGACCCCCAAACCAACGTTACTCGCCGAATTTACCCGCTTTAGTTGTAAGAGAATTTGCTGTGCCTGCGTGTGGGACCCAGATATGCTATTATCATGTAACCAATGAAATTGAGGATACAGTGACGAGTACACAGGTACGTGTGGGCAAAGTTCtgctaaaattttgaattatgcgtGCTATAGTTGAAGATGTAAATCTGCCTCCCGTGTCTCTCTGGCTGTCTCCTCTCGTTCCGGCTCTTATCCCCCGCCCTAGGGTTTGCCTCATTGGAGCATCCCATCTCGGCGAAGAAGCGGAAGACGCGGAGGGCGACAATGACCAACGACAATCACCAACATGGCTTCAATCTCTCCGATCTCCGTGCCGGTCTCGCCCTCCCCCAAACCCTCTGTCTTCAATTCGATCGCTCTCGCTCTCTGTTCGCCTTCTTTCTTTTCCCGTTTGATTATCACGTCGAAATGTTTCTGTCTTCCAGCTATGAGCGAGGAGGATAGAGTCGGTCTGGTCAATGCTCTAAAGGTGCGATCCTGGTCATTCTCGATCGAGTATATTAACCTCTGCGTTTGTTGGGAGATTTGAGGTTGGATAGGTCTGTTTTTCTGTTGTTTAACGTGTTTTCGTGGGTACTTTGGTTGGTTGCAGGACAAGCTCCAGAGCCTCGCAGGGAAGCATACGGATGTTCTGGAGACGCTTAGCGCGGCGGTCAGGAAGCGCGTCGAGGTGCTGAGGGAGATTCAGGTTTGCTTCGTTCTTCTGGACTCGAGATCTTCTGTTGTTATATATTTTCTGTGTTGGGATGATTTGTTTTGTTTGTATATTTCTGTCTTACGTATTTGGTTGGGTTTTCCTGGGGATTTTGATTCGTATCATCTTCTTTCTGTTTAGATTGTGATCGGATATTTGATTGCAAGTTAACGTTGGAAGATTTATATATCGCCAAAACAATATCCGTATATGCATGACGAGCATGACCGGTTGTTTATATGTTCGTTTTTGGTGCTTGATTTTTGGGATCATAAATACTCATACATTGGTCAGTGGGAATGAAGATCTATTTTCCCTTTCAAAGCCGTAAAACCTTATTCCGTGAAAAATGCTTGTTCCATTGTTTTTCCTGTTAGAATTTCAAATGTCATCCTCCGAATCAACTTCGACTTCTTTGAAACTCGAAGATGACTTCTATTGAAAAGTGCTCGATTTGCTATAAATAGTTCTCCAAATTGTCAATGATTTTAAGTCTGTCATCATCTATCTCTTCTTTACCGGCACATTGTATCTTATACTCGACTACATTAACTCCATGAATTGTTTCTAGTAGTTGCTGCTTTGCCTTTTGTTTTAGAGAGGTAGGTGAAAGAGAAAACATACATCTGCAGCCAATTTTACGTTATCATGTCATAGAATCAGATACTTGACTTCAAGCAGCGCTTCGCTAATTGAAGTATTATCTGTTGTCATTATATCTTAGAATGTTCTTTCCCTTTATTTTCAATTCTTCTGTTCTCATTTGAGTTTGCAAAATTATAATTTCTGTCAGGACCATTTATCTTGGACCCGTAAGAAACAATTATGAAGCACTATATAAGAACTAGAAAATGTGGATTTTGAGGAGGTAAAAATACATATTATGTTGACCAGTGGAGTGGTCCCTTTGGTATTAATGTGTTGCATTATAGTGAGGTCTGAGGAGGATGAACTCCTTTTCAGCATCTGATTTTCTCTTCCTATGTCTTTGGTATCAACCTGTTCTCAGTATTCCTATCTTCGAAAAATGCACTCTAAGATTATCATTTCTACTCTTGACTGGTTGATTACATTGGTTGATTACATTTAGTTTgataaaagaattttttaaatacaTTTTGATCAAATTAGTGAATTGGTCTGCCACTATGCGGGCTACAATTAACCTGTTTTATTAttctcttcttcttggttgaagggGGTTCCTATTCTAGTTTACACTGGATAAAAATACTTTTCATATTTCTTGCATTAGATATGCAGCTGAATGTTTTCGTGTGTTAGCTAATATTGTGGTAGCTTTTGTGTTAACATTTGTAAGATTAGGATGGTTTCAGGATTGACTATTGGGTTTGGGACTTTACTTTCAATCAATCAGTCAATTTACAGGACTGTTATGTtagattttgtttcttttttaaatTGAGGGATTTCCTTAGAATCAGTCAAAACTTGTCGCGAGCAATTAAGATTGATTAATTTTGTCCAACTTCCAGATGATTGTGCCTACGTCTAGATGTATCTGTTTGATTCCTCAATGCTGCCAGCGTTTCAGTTTTTGGGCCcgatcatacaacacttttgaatgTTAGATATGTCAGATTCATAGTTTGCAATTTAACCCATCGATGGTGAAGCACCTGAATTGCATTCACTGCTGCTATTAATTTGACCGGTTCATGATGTGGTATGGATGATAAAGAGGATAATTTGAAAATACATGAAGAGAAGATGGTTTGGAAACAGATTTGGGCAAGAGGGAGGAGTTCATATTGCATTTGCTCCCTCTTGGTGTCTACATGCCTGATTACTTTTTTTCCTAGTTCTTATTCTCCTTACTAGTTTTCTATTTTTGAAAATATGATACTGAAGTTTTTGGTCGTATTAATGACCAATGTGACAGGAAAGAGAGAATAACCAATCTGGCTGTAAGGAGAGATGTACCTTAACAAGCTGTATAAGAGCTAAATGTACATAGACGAGTGCGTAGTGCCATTTCCTGAAGTTGATCATTTTTTTGAACTATATCATGCCATTCatatttactctattagtgcatgTTATTCTTTTGATTACTCTAGCTAGTTTATGTTGATTCTTATTGTTAGTTTTTTCTGTATGTATGTATGGTGGAAAGCAGTGGATTATCCTGTTAATTTCCATATATATGATTGTGAATGAAATCAACATTTATCTTCGTTTGAATATGACTACTGAACTTTTAAACTAATTTTTGCGAAATTCTAATCTGCTAAATTTGACCTGACATTTATCCTTTCTTTGTTCATAAATCAAACAGTTAGTTTGATGTAGCATGCTATTTTTACTATGTGGTTATGCATCTGATAACATAGAACTTGCTTCTTTGTGGAAACTGTATACATAAGCAATCTCACTTGATTAATAATCAGCATTTTTTTCTTGGAAACTTCTAACTTACTAAATGTCACCTGAAGACTTTGTGTTTGAACATTTAAGGTCTCCTTTTGTATCATATTAGGGGTTTCAAATTGGAAATCTTGAAGAAAGATAAAAGTTAGTGGTGGTGTTTATAACCATTGATCTTTCCTGCAGTATAATATGTGGGATTGCAGTCTAATTATTTGCTAAAGTTTGGCAGCTCATCTACCACCATTGACCAGCCTGAAATGGATGTCACACCTTTCTTTAATTTTgacctatatatttttttagatgTGCCATGTCTGTACCACGTGAATGAACATGAGGGATATTGGATGGATTAGGAAGAAATAGGATGCTTGCCAATTGTGTTAGCAATATTCCTCTGCCCCTCTCCTCATCAATTTGTTTAACGTGTCATGAGTCAAAGGTGATGCCAAATTCCGGATGTCATTCAGCTTCTCTTGTTTCTTTTCTGCAGAACCAACACGATGAGCTTGAGGCAAAGTTTTTTGAGGAAAGGGCTGTACTAGAAGCTAAGTACCAGAAACTTTATGAGCCCTTGTATACTAAGGTACTTTTTAAAGAGCCATTAATGTTATATGATTTTCTAGTTTACTTGACTACTGGGGGAAAAAACACTGTGGCTAAGGTCTAAACCTAATGTTTAGTTGCTTTTATGTGCCTTTGTCAGTTGTGTAGTTTGTTTACTGAGTCTAGGATTAAATGTTGTTAATATCGGCTAACATTCTACGACATGGACTACAGAGATATGAGATTGTGAATGGTGTTGTCGAAGTTGACGGCATTAAAAATGAATCTTCGGTTGAAACCCTTGCTGAGGATAAAGCCAGTGAAGGTTATCTTAACACACCTGAGATGTGGAATGTTTTGTTTTAGCTTTCTAGTCATATTATGGATGCTTATTGTTCCGCATTGCCTCAGAAAAAGGTGTGCCAGATTTTTGGCTCACTGCTCTGAAAACAAATGAAGTGCtagctgaggaggtaatcaattgcAAATTATCACTTCTTTTTTTCTCGTCTTCACATTGTTGGCGTATCTATTATCCTTTTCTTCATCTAGATTCAAGAGCGTGATGAGGAAGCTCTCAAGTATCTAAAGGACATAAAATGGTGCAGAATTGATAATCCTAAGGGTTttaaacttgatttttttttcaattctaACCCTTATTTCAAGAACAGTGTTCTGACAAAAACGTATCACATGATCGATGAACATGAACCAATCTTGGAGAAGGCAATTGGGTAATCCTTCTTTTTTATCTCATTGACATTGTGTATCTTATCATGGTTGATCTATTACTGATTTTTGTGAATTGTCATCTTCTACTCCAGTACGGATATTGAATGGTTTCCAGGGAAGTGTGTGACTCAGAAAATTGTTAAGAAGAAGCCAAAGAAGGGTTCAAAGAATGCTAAACCCATAACAAAAACTGAAGATTGTGAGAGTTTTTTCAACTTCTTTAATCCACCAGAAGTACCAGATGATGATGCTGACATTGATGAAGAGACTGTAAGTTATTGTCATCTGTCAGCCTGAGGAAATATTAGCAGAATAATAAGAAAAAGCACAACTAACTACATTGTCATTCTTTGGGCAGGCTGAGCAGTTGCAGAGTCAGATGGAATTAGATTATGATATTGGGTAAGCCCTTTCTGTAGTTTGGCTTAGCTGTCCGCTGGTCCACTATCTTGTAATGAAAATTGATAAATAGGTGCAATGAGAATGTCAATAGTTATAGATGCTAAAGGCTTCTTAAGACATTTTAGAACCTGCCAAGTAAATATCAAGTCTTGCTCATTTGCTTACTAGTTCTTATAATGTTTGGCCTGAAATCATAATTCCCTATTAAGTCACCATTTCACAATACATAACGGTTCTTTCCCTGGTTGTCACTTGTCACAACATTAAGTCAAAGGTACTGTTAAACCTGCAGGTCCACAATTAGAGACAAGATAATTCCCCATGCAGTTTCATGGTTCACGGGGGAGGCTGTTCAAGATGATGATGCAGAAATAGAGGATGATGAGGATGGTGAAGATGAAgaggatgaagatgaagatgaagatgatgaggatgaggatgatgaagatgaagatgaagaagagaATGGCAAGTCCAAGAAAAAGGTATGTCTAATACGTGCAAGATCTTGTTTCCTGTTTGCAAGTTTTACACTTGGGTTATTAGACACTGACTTGTGTTCTTATTATTCTCTGTATCATCAATGCAGTCGGCTACAAGGCAGAAGGTGCATTATTATTAACTTCCCCCTCTTTTAATTTTGTCTTAATCTTAGTCGTTTCTCTGCATTTGCTTTGTTAATATTCTAAATTGTGGAAATACAGAAGAGTGGAGGGGAGCAAGTTGATCGGCCCGCCGAGTGCAAACAACAGTAAAATGTTCTATAACGTGTTTTATAATGGATGAAGTGTCTTCTAGCGTGTGTAGTTGTGGAGGATCCTTACAGAGTTTTCTGATTTTTCATTTAAACTCCGTATAGAGTGTAGTCATGGAGGATTATTTGCATAGATTTGTTGGGACGATCCGTTCAATGTTTTCCAACTGTAGCGTTATGATTGCCTTCAGTCCATTGACTGGGGAAACTCTCTGCTACGATGACAATTAAGTCTCTGCATTATTTATCCAAGCAGTCACCATCTTTGTTTTGCAGCTTCTTTCACAGGAAATGACTTGTTTGGCCATTATCGATTACAACAGTCGGTCAAATTTGATGGGCGAAGAGTAAAAAGTATTATGAAGTGGGTGTTGCTGATCGCTCCAACACCGCAGCCACAGCTTGGGTCACAGCTTCCTCGAGCGTCTCCTCGTCGCAATCGGCGCCCTGCGTGACATCAATCAACGTCAGCTGTCTCTTCATTCAGCGGTGTTTTCTTCTCCGGAAGACAGAGAAAACCGGGACTGGACCGCAGGGAAGAGGAAACTTCCTGTTCGTTGCTTCAGCTATCAGGTGAGAATTTTGCATGTGATCCATTACAATCACAAACCATAATATACTGGTTTTGAATTCAGCAGTCAAGGGGGCATCTAAGAAATGTCAATAGCGATTTAGTTGAATGAATCTTGTATGACATCATACTATGACAGGCGTTGGTGCTGTGATTTAGATGTTGGCTCATTGACTCAGATGCTCGGTGGCAGTCAGCCTTGGCACACAGTATCTATATTCGATCTTCCACAAAACCTCCAAACGTGAACATCAAGTGGTCCTTTCTGTCCTCGCTTGCAGAATATTTAATttccttttatttattattatcttcaaCTTTAACAGGTTGATAGAATTTTTTTTCTAGAGCTCGAAGGAAAATACTCATAAATAATTCCAATTTGAAAGCTTTAATTGCATAGGTTGAAATTAAAATTACCTTTACTCGTACGGTGAAGCTTGCCTTTATTAGATCATTCTTCTGCGGCGATCCTGTCATTGCCTCCACCGATAATAAAGTAGCGACTCCCATCCGTTTCAAGCATTGGAGTACGTCGTGAATCAAATCGATCATGTTGCAACCCGCCCTCACTGTTATGACGAGGTTGACTCCTTCGCCTTCTGGTGTCGATTCGGTTGCCTGCCGGCTTATCTGAACTCGTACTCTCTCGTTCGAATCGCCGTCTTCTTCCTTCTCATCAGGACGCCGAACCTGCATCTCTAGCAGTCGGTTCCTACGCTCCAGCTCAGATATTTGAGCTTTCAATGCGTTCAGGTAGTTCCTGGTGTTGTAAAGCACCGACGCCTTGTCCTTCTATTGAATCGAAGAAATCAGTATGTAAACGGATGCGAACAAGGATGATGAACTGGGAAGCGCACCTTGGACACCGGTGGAAGTAGCATTCTGAGAGCATCGAAGCTTTCGTTGAGCTTTTCCCGGCGCTTTCGCTCCGATATCATGTGCTGCAGCTGGTTGCTGGTAGGCCGGGCGTCCTGCGTCCGGGCTTCGAACCTCATGTCATTCATCTTCTTCAGTAGGTTGATGAGCATCTTAATCATCTTCTGGCCATGCGAGCTTGGAGTGGGATCGCATCTTGGTGCAAAGGCTGGAGTAGCGTAGGCTTTGAATGCCCCTACTCGGCGGCCGGACCAACTCCGGTCGGCAGCCGAAGAAGAGTTCGAAGAGATGACAGCCAGCATCGCCCTCGCGATCGCAGCATCATCGACGGCAGTTGATGGAAACAGCACGGTTCGGTGTCGATCGTAGACGCTCATGGGGATTTGGTGAGGGGCAACGGTGCTCGTATTGGCGAGAAGGAGAGACGAGCACTCTGGACTTTCCACCGAAAAAGATCGAAGCGAGGAGGAGTCGGAGGAGTCGGGAGGTGGGAACAACTCTTCCAACTGAGTCTGATGAATGAATTCTTGCTCTAATTGCGACTGTCGTATGAAATCCTCGCTGAACACTTTCTCAACATTCGCATGCATGTTTGCCTGCCAAAAGGAATTCCACGTTATATATATGACACAGAAATGATCGATACAAATCCTTTGGATTTCGATCGATTACATCACTCGAAGTCGTCATCCCAAACTCGATCTCTCCGCTTGTGCATCCAAGAAAAGCTGCAGTCTGTCAAGGGACGAGTCAATCGTTATGTCGAAGATTATCCATTACGATTAAAGAGACGGAGAATTGCCAACCTTAATTCCAGCTTCCTGAAAGATGAGACCACATCAAGGTAAGCAAGCATTCCGGATGCATTCAATTCAGCCATTAATGTTCTTGGCACGCATATATACCTGATAGAATTGCCGTTGTACTTGCATTGATGCCGAGTTCATGAGGTCCGAGTCCTTTAGCTCGATGTAGGGAAGGCTGCTCTTGAAAGCCCAACCAGGAACACAGCTTAAGAAGCGGGAAGAAGCAATCCATATATATGTCAGATACCACACATGGAGCGAAACGATGAAGGGCGTTAGGCAGAACACCTGCATCGGATGCTGCAGAGAGACCTCAAGTAGGCGGCGAAGAGCCTTCTGGAGGGGCTTCCCGACGAGGAGCTCGGCCGACCGCTGCTGTCGTCCTCGTGGTGCCATCCATCCATGGAGGTGAAGCAACTGGTTGGAAATTACTCGAGTCAGATACATCCCGATCACAGTTAAGAAAGAGATGAGTCGGTCTGTGAACCGAGAGGAATCGATGGATACTCGGATGATGGATGGTAAAGCGGGGACCACAGGCAAATATACGTGCATCCCAGTGCGCGAGCGGCGGTCCGGAGGAAGCGACTGCGGGCTTCGGGGCGGAGGAGGAAGACGGTGTCCATGAAGGCGACAGGACATGCGTGCGGCTCCAAGCTAAGGCATTTGGATAACATCTTCCATGGCCTACGATGGGAGACAAATGGGTTCCCCCTTCGCTATttataagagaaagagagagagagagagagagagatgacaaaCTTCTAGTAGAAAAGTAGGCGTtcaaagacagagagagagagagagagagagagagagagatgacaaaCTTCTAGTAGAAAAGTAGGggttcaaagagagagagagacagagagagagatgatAAACTTCAAGTAGAAAAGTAGGGGTTCAAAGTCTTTGCTCGAGATGATTCAGAATTGGGTCAAAGTAGGAGGCAGCAGAGATAGGCAAGCACAGACAAAGAGAGGCGGCTGTGGTCATCGTGATGTCGTCCTTCTGTCCCATCGTCGAGAGAGAGGCTGAGACTGAGAGCGAGACCGAGACTGGTTCATGGCTGGCGGGCTTACTTGGGAGGTCAAGAAGCTATTATGCCATTTTACGCTGCACTGTTACTGCTACAAGCTTGAGCTAATAGCAGAAAAAGGATTAGCCTCTTTTACTGGGAGTGGAATActaaaagagataaaaaaaaaggacTCAAAAACATTCCAATTTTATATAATTGTTAACATTACATAATATTATAGAACGTGTGATAAGAAAACTTCGATCCACTTCTCCATTGTGACATGCAAGTGATTTATACTCTACTAATGCAAATTCAAATCGATTTATCACTTGGGTTTTTCTTTGGAGCTTTGAGGCATAACCCACACTTGATTAATGGGCCTCTTTAGAACTCCAGCCCAAATCAAATTCAATTTGTGGGTGAAGCCAATGTTCGATTCTTTGATTGCTTTCCTTTGGCAGTACACGATCGAATGAAAGGTGAGATAACGTTGGGTGATGCCCTATAATGTAAGTATCCATGGGGAGTACCATTTAGGCCTTTTGTGGGGGAGAATCTACCGATAAGGGGCAGTCGAAGATGCTGCGCCGGCTTTCCTCCAAAGACTAAAAATAGCCACCTCGCTTGATGTGTTTCTATGAATTAAGGTGATATCTTTGTACCTCAATCATATGGATTCATAAGTCATCCgaattcaattatatatatatatatatatatatatatatatatatatatatatatcaaaaataaaagatgatAAATCCAAGCTATTTTTATATattcagaaaaataaataaaagagtctCTATGGGCTTAATTTTAGGCATTATTAAAATAAAGAATTATattagacaaaaaaaaaggagaatttaTCCAAAAATCGTCCTATTTTCGAAAACGATGCATCGAACGGCCGATAAGGTGCATCTCTTCTCACCACCGAATCGATGATGGGAGAAAAAACAGCAGCAGCAGAGGGCGGTGCCGCCGAAAACCCTGCCGTCCATCTTAAATGGTCGCCTTGTCTCTTGCTGTTGCCATCTATCATtcccacttctctctctctctctctctttcttctttgggTAGCACGCCGAAGACTAGTCGGGTGGTGGGTACGTGCGAGCGATGGAGATGTCAATAGCGGCGCTTCACTTGCTCCTGCGGAgcgcccccgccgccgccgtcgtcgtcgCTGGAATCCTCCTCGTCGCCCGCAGACGGCGGTCCAATAGTCCTCCAGGTGTCGGCTTTCGGCCGTTTCCCCCCTTCTTTTTGGGTCATAATTTCCTTCGTGCTTGTGGATTTGTCTGATTCATGTGACCGATGGTGGTGGTGTCGCAGCTGTTCCTGGGTGGCCCTTGATTGGGAATTTGCTGCAGCTGAAGGAGAAGAAGCCTCACCTGACGTTCGCGAAATGGGCCGCGACGTATGGGCCGATTTATACCATCAGAACCGGCACTTCCACTGTGGTGGTTCTGAATTCCACTGAACTTGCCAAAGAGGTACCTTTATTTCTCTctttaattactataaataatggggttattttatttaaattattattttttaaatgattaaaattaatttccttaatcatatgtataagttaaattttttatcaattaattaaattattttttgacaTGATTTTTAGAACTTAAAtggttcaaattttatttttgtgtatGAACCATAAGGAATAAATATTACAATTCTATCTTTGTgtgtcaaaataaaataaaatttaattttaaaaaataaattattacttaTCCTTTGGTGAGAACTATAAAGGAGGCTTTCCCTCCGTCCTTTCTAGCCAACCCTGACAGGGGAAGGATAGAAAAGAATTCTTCGAGGAGAgatagagaatttttttttaaccaatttttactcatattttaaaatctttgatattaaaattattataatttgtatgatgcataataatattttaattttaaaattttatgattaataaataatgattattGAATTGTGCtgttagaatgattagttaatttaactatagttctaattcatttaattagacatatttatgtttcaagaaattatgtgtaaatttttatgatttaattagttttaaatttagaatcatgAATCTAAATTACTTAATTTATCAAAAATAGATTTGAGATTAAttgttattttataatatttttaaagtatttttaaaaataataaaatttaatttaataaaaggGGTCAAATTGAGGTCTGATCCGAGTTAAATTGATTGACTAAACAAACCCATGTGGTCAAGCATGATCCAACTTATATGGCCAGGTATGGTCCAACCTATATGATTATGCATGACCTAACTCATATAGTCAGGCATAACCAAAACCCATATGACCAAGTACATTTTAAATTAAAATGATGCtttcttaaaaataatatgatgggGGCAAGTATCAGCCGATGTGGTTAGGCATGACCCAGCCCATGTGGCTAGGTAAAACTTAGTCCATGTGGTCAGGTATGATCCATTTCATATGATTAGGCATGACCCAGTCCATATAGCCATACCTGGCCTAGCCTATGTGGCTAGGCATGACCCAGCCCATGTAGCCAGGTTCTTCCATGTGGCTAAGCACGACCCAATCTATGTGATCGGGTATGACCCGACCCATGTGGTCAGGCATGATCTAACCTATATGGTCAAATATGACCCAACCTATGTGGCTAGGCAAAACCCAACCCGCAAGCCAAGCGTGATGCAGTTCAGTAGTAAGACTCGGCCCAACTCGTGAGTGAGGCTCAGCCCAACCCGTTAAGCTAGGTTTGCCCAACTATGCAACTGGCGCTAGACACATCGACACCCCTCTATCCAGCTCGTTATACCTCAGCCTAACCTGTTATCTGGGACAGACATGTGCAACACATGTGACCTGTCCAAGACTCAAGTGGGTCGGTTCGGTCTGGGTTAGCACTATGcgacatagtccaatttcctctccgtttattggtttgagcttgtTAGTTGACTGAATTAGATGGGTTTGATCGGTTCAAGCCGGTTCAAGGTGATTCCAGACCAACTTGATCAATTGAAGCCTATTTgacctaattaaaattaattaaatctaaattagaccagtttagggtgattctagatcggttctataaggatttgagattAGTTCCGTTAGGTCCTAATTGAACTAAGTTTGGTTCAAGTCAATTGGGCTATTCTAATTAGGGTTCTAATTAATTGAGGattattgagagattgatgtctcatgtctttatgatttgatgaacttaaaagttttatttgaatgtgtcatttgaaaattattattagtttctcttgtttttttagattaaattgatgattttgatgtgatTGTTATCATGTAGTATATGTGACTATGTTGAGTTATCCACATTGGAAGTGCTATCTGTGAAATGAACTACGGGTACATTACAGTGCGGTGCCACTGATGGACATAGTCTAGCAAGCCATTACATCAAGCATAGTCCCTcgtaatattttatcatactacTTCTTGGatgtatacataaataaatgGATGAATGTAAATAAATGATCATGGGTGACTATATATCTCTGCCGAGAGCAAGTAGGGCGATTACCTTTGGGGATTAGTAGGCCGTCAGATATGATAGTTAGATGGTTCTTTCATCTgctattgggaggaacgtgtctccACTTAGGTGAgtgagggataccacttcatTTGCTATTGAGAGTGCGATATAGATTTTCTTCATTCACTGTTGGGAAGAATCTATCCGGTAGAGTATGTATCTCCATTCGTTATTAGGAGAGTGCACCATCGagtatgatatatgtcttttgttaTCTAATTATTATATATGTAATCAAGATGTATTGCATGtgactgatgcatgattt
The window above is part of the Musa acuminata AAA Group cultivar baxijiao chromosome BXJ2-6, Cavendish_Baxijiao_AAA, whole genome shotgun sequence genome. Proteins encoded here:
- the LOC135582490 gene encoding putative transcription factor bHLH041 isoform X1, whose protein sequence is MLSKCLSLEPHACPVAFMDTVFLLRPEARSRFLRTAARALGCTYICLWSPLYHPSSDCFTSMDGWHHEDDSSGRPSSSSGSPSRRLFAAYLRSLCSIRCSCVPGWAFKSSLPYIELKDSDLMNSASMQVQRQFYQEAGIKTAAFLGCTSGEIEFGMTTSSDANMHANVEKVFSEDFIRQSQLEQEFIHQTQLEELFPPPDSSDSSSLRSFSVESPECSSLLLANTSTVAPHQIPMSVYDRHRTVLFPSTAVDDAAIARAMLAVISSNSSSAADRSWSGRRVGAFKAYATPAFAPRCDPTPSSHGQKMIKMLINLLKKMNDMRFEARTQDARPTSNQLQHMISERKRREKLNESFDALRMLLPPVSKKDKASVLYNTRNYLNALKAQISELERRNRLLEMQVRRPDEKEEDGDSNERVRVQISRQATESTPEGEGVNLVITVRAGCNMIDLIHDVLQCLKRMGVATLLSVEAMTGSPQKNDLIKASFTVRVKEVSSSLRSSPGFLCLPEKKTPLNEETADVD
- the LOC135582490 gene encoding putative transcription factor bHLH041 isoform X4; translated protein: MLSKCLSLEPHACPVAFMDTVFLLRPEARSRFLRTAARALGCTYICLWSPLYHPSSDCFTSMDGWHHEDDSSGRPSSSSGSPSRRLFAAYLRSLCSIRCSLPYIELKDSDLMNSASMQVQRQFYQEAGIKTAAFLGCTSGEIEFGMTTSSDANMHANVEKVFSEDFIRQSQLEQEFIHQTQLEELFPPPDSSDSSSLRSFSVESPECSSLLLANTSTVAPHQIPMSVYDRHRTVLFPSTAVDDAAIARAMLAVISSNSSSAADRSWSGRRVGAFKAYATPAFAPRCDPTPSSHGQKMIKMLINLLKKMNDMRFEARTQDARPTSNQLQHMISERKRREKLNESFDALRMLLPPVSKKDKASVLYNTRNYLNALKAQISELERRNRLLEMQVRRPDEKEEDGDSNERVRVQISRQATESTPEGEGVNLVITVRAGCNMIDLIHDVLQCLKRMGVATLLSVEAMTGSPQKNDLIKASFTVRVKEVSSSLRSSPGFLCLPEKKTPLNEETADVD
- the LOC135582490 gene encoding putative transcription factor bHLH041 isoform X3: MLSKCLSLEPHACPVAFMDTVFLLRPEARSRFLRTAARALGCTYICLWSPLYHPSSDCFTSMDGWHHEDDSSGRPSSSSGSPSRRLFAAYLRSLCSIRCSCVPGWAFKSSLPYIELKDSDLMNSASMQVQRQFYQEAGIKTAAFLGCTSGEIEFGMTTSSDANMHANVEKVFSEDFIRQSQLEQEFIHQTQLEELFPPPDSSDSSSLRSFSVESPECSSLLLANTSTVAPHQIPMSVYDRHRTVLFPSTAVDDAAIARAMLAVISSNSSSAADRSWSGRRVGAFKAYATPAFAPRCDPTPSSHGQKMIKMLINLLKKMNDMRFEARTQDARPTSNQLQHMISERKRREKLNESFDALRMLLPPVSKDKASVLYNTRNYLNALKAQISELERRNRLLEMQVRRPDEKEEDGDSNERVRVQISRQATESTPEGEGVNLVITVRAGCNMIDLIHDVLQCLKRMGVATLLSVEAMTGSPQKNDLIKASFTVRVKEVSSSLRSSPGFLCLPEKKTPLNEETADVD
- the LOC135582490 gene encoding putative transcription factor bHLH041 isoform X2, producing MLSKCLSLEPHACPVAFMDTVFLLRPEARSRFLRTAARALGCTYICLWSPLYHPSSDCFTSMDGWHHEDDSSGRPSSSSGSPSRRLFAAYLRSLCSIRCSCVPGWAFKSSLPYIELKDSDLMNSASMQVQRQFYQEAGIKTAAFLGCTSGEIEFGMTTSSDANMHANVEKVFSEDFIRQSQLEQEFIHQTQLEELFPPPDSSDSSSLRSFSVESPECSSLLLANTSTVAPHQIPMSVYDRHRTVLFPSTAVDDAAIARAMLAVISSNSSSAADRSWSGRRVGAFKAYATPAFAPRCDPTPSSHGQKMIKMLINLLKKMNDMRFEARTQDARPTSNQLQHMISERKRREKLNESFDALRMLLPPVSKKDKASVLYNTRNYLNALKAQISELERRNRLLEMQVRRPDEKEEDGDSNERVRVQISRQATESTPEGEGVNLVITVRAGCNMIDLIHDVLQCLKRMGVATLLSVEAMTGSPQKNDLIKASFTVRVKGADCDEETLEEAVTQAVAAVLERSATPTS